A single window of Culicoides brevitarsis isolate CSIRO-B50_1 chromosome 3, AGI_CSIRO_Cbre_v1, whole genome shotgun sequence DNA harbors:
- the LOC134833434 gene encoding myosin-I heavy chain translates to MAVPVFTLDGRVSSLPDKGIPDMTCISDIDEQGINRNLKVRYQRDEVYTYTGTILVSVNPYKEIDCYSTDYVFKYQNQKLGHLPPHIFALAEASFKHLRDNNVNQSIVISGESGAGKTETTKFVLQYLCSVTCDVSTWVQQQILEANTILEAFGNAKTIRNDNSSRFGKFMQVCFDSKWTIKGCIIQDYLLEQSRITFQSPDERNYHVLYQLVAEGKTNKEVATALHLRDPAFYKYLNASGDIDIDIACEQKKFDALRLAFNVLQIPQNIIDGIFKVLSAILWLGNLTFEDVDGENCEFIPEDKEIVATVAELLGLQEEDLKQCCLKRQINVRGNITEIPLKVQEARENKHAMAKALYSRTFAWLISHINTCINPGQDTSRVIGVLDIFGFENFALNSFEQLCINYTNEKLHKFFNHYVFAIEQEIYKQEEITFSHIQFTDNTQCLELIEKPPRCILKLLTEQCHMPKGSDTGYLTNLHAEFETHPSYEKAPDRRRWETEFIVKHYAGCVAYTVKGFVDKNRDVQQDVLFDFMSRSENPFVQELSSFQDLLSILAQSQTTNMANGLGTVSRNTSKGKLTVSDMFRQQLQALVDVLQSTNPWYVRCIKPNSDKLPNDYDDQLVLDQLKYLGMLDIIRIRREGFPIHLSFEEFIYRYQCLTRKTKYVETIRNQVLSVIAELNVPGTEWQLGKSKVFLRNKVHEPLEDARNRVINGKAIVIQRNFKRYLEQKKFSKTRNAALRIQHAYRGWKQRIQFLRMRRAAIVIQSHLRGVFAREVAAALREMRRVEEEMRKRERLEAERKQREAEQAEADRLALEESERAAKQEIMALSQMAEQINSKLSSTSSSMDTNGMSSSSSNQHSNESVDLDNLFAFLSEVTPVGDKELSNSNQIINEIGEKMDNLVEDLDVELETVIQQEIEGLTNDRNAINNNTLTKPKMGVPSLPEPKEPPPPPPVKPINGNTIENVTQTTKVQNKRKEEPIYEAVTHLHLQHQQHQQQQQISQQIQMHQMQQMKELPMPPLPPLPEVSEVLALENQAPAPPPHAHNLIHENGTHKLRPKSPAVLRSQSPQNRSGPMSPSSPKHSRPSSRASSTGDRHHGEREQRRKYRVEKKLQEMHQLDISEREDKHLRDDIYNDILEFAENHFNAHERSPEGTIMATLTRKGKKSVELVPKYEMITYYRGNSIPSSHIHMYDPENVQIACNIFRELCKYLRGELNGERELTVIQFIIGQGIEREELRDEIFVQCMRQATNCPHSEWTDRVWLLLCLTIVAFQPSKLLFKYFVSFLKKNLEQLDGKLRQYVQWCMDNCKNTKVSSRLLPPSSVEVAAMRRLGTIVCRFFFLDGRTKAIDVHPTDTASDAVAKLAEKLGLCSIEGWAIYQSRPDGEEHVKSHDYLYDVIAAWEIKQTKIQATNSLRKNAATLGSGENRFVFKKRIFKSNRELSQDPVEVNMLYAQAVYGVVKCDEFPVSEKVALQLAGLQAQVALGNPAAQPKPEYYSDIGSFLPERISKTREDHFWIPILAQAHKQYGAGRSELTAKVLYLSCVMQYPLYGTTMFNVSYRGYWSYGNNLIFGVNWEGIVLIKPDDKFVLFEFRYHEIESIMLDPSDSFITINLNQNSTRQDQQKCFVFETTQKHEIGSLIVSYFPALSNWITENEQPAKKAKGITNEDRVRLHHNIVVCRRHLVDSELLRKPQDLSGGFLRNTLRRLSKHRLEKLRAEHGSYTAQEHGETYKGFPHLYWAFSRQPLPQSLSKLPDQEEQAMLQVFQSVLTYSGLGSNGEVVQRAEDEHITLIQSIMDRCMRKESLLNELYLQLIKQTTDHPDPNSRVNLRHWALLSLACSVILPTQKVVRKYLIGHLKRCASDFISEEGKYARFAEKCFFKTQGTRRRQWPPSREEIVCTINRRPIYARFHFMDGQYHSVEFHPSSTAREVMEIVKKKIGLQEQAQGYAIYEVLGASERSLLPDEKIADVMSKWEKYRTAAAQAVQQNQNNSNLPASCRRQHHLFLFKKHLFCDQFMNLEDPVEKELLYHQVLHGLRTERFPISEMEAIMLTSLQSQLELGDCGDTPADYRLVASHCLPPRFVPNIPHDGVAMHHQSLRGMTQAEAKKSFLNLIQSWPLHKSTIFDVMQSFTSNWPRVLWLAVDQKGLHLLEHRSRNTLCTYDYGSILSFSPNMNCLMIITGSDKKQSKVILTTSQAFQIANLIREYMEVIQIRLEEQQKQLMNDPMTQSNRAAAMAALQTKGGRPTSGILRQGNAQMVAPQPS, encoded by the exons ATGGCTGTCCCAGTTTTTACTCTGGATG GCCGAGTCAGCTCACTGCCAGACAAGGGAATACCCGACATGACATGCATTTCAGATATCGATGAGCAGGGCATCAACAGAAATCTGAAAGTCAGATATCAACGAGATGAAGTTTAC ACTTATACAGGTACAATTTTGGTCTCGGTTAATCCATACAAGGAAATTGACTGCTACTCGACG GATTATGTCTTCAAATACCAAAATCAGAAATTAGGTCACCTGCCACCGCATATTTTCGCATTAGCGGAAGCTTCCTTCAAACATTTGCGGGACAACAACGTCAATCAG tctATTGTCATATCCGGCGAATCTGGCGCTGGCAAAACGGAAACAACCAAATTCGTGCTGCAGTATTTGTGTTCGGTAACGTGCGACGTATCAACATGGgtacaacaacaaattttggAAGCAAATACAATTCTCGAGGCATtcg GCAATGCCAAAACCATCCGAAATGACAACAGTTCGCgcttcggaaaattcatgcaaGTCTGTTTCGACTCCAAATGGACCATCAAGGGATGCATTATACAAGATTACCTGCTCGAACAATCACGAATTACCTTCCAATCGCCCGACGAACGGAATTACCATGTGCTATATCAACTCGTGGCAGAGGGAAAAACCAACAAAGAAGTCGCCACAGCACTTCATCTGCGAGATCCAGCATTTTACAAGTACTTGAACGCCTCCGGGGACATCGATATCGATATCGCATGCGAACAAAAGAAGTTCGATGCGCTTCGTTTGGCCTTCAACGTGCTGCAAATCCCCCAAAATATCATCGATGGCATCTTTAAGGTGCTAAGTGCCATTTTGTGGCTTggaaatttgacttttgaggATGTCGACGGCGAAAATTGCGAATTTATACCGGAAGACAAGGAAATTGTCGCGACAGTGGCTGAACTTTTGGGCTTGCAGGAAGAGGATTTGAAGCAGTGTTGCTTGAAACGCCAGATAAACGTGCGCGGCAACATCACAGAGATCCCGTTGAAGGTCCAGGAGGCTCGGGAGAACAAACATGCGATGGCAAAAGCACTTTACTCGAGGACTTTTGCATGGCTTATCAGTCATATCAACACGTGCATCAACCCGGGGCAGGATACATCGCGCGTAATTGGCGTTTTGGACATTTTCGGCTTTGAAAATTTCGCGTTGAACAGTTTCGAACAACTTTGCATCAATTATACGAACGAAAAGTTGCACAAATTCTTCAATCATTACGTTTTCGCCATAGAACAGGAAATTTACAAACAAGAAGAAATCACTTTTTCGCACATTCAGTTCACCGATAACACGCAATGTttggaattaattgaaaaaccgCCGCGTTGCATCCTGAAACTGCTTACGGAGCAATGTCACATGCCAAAGGGCTCCGATACGGGTTACTTGACCAATCTCCATGCCGAATTCGAAACTCATCCGAGTTATGAAAAAGCTCCGGATCGTCGTCGATGGGAAACGGAGTTCATTGTGAAGCATTATGCGGGTTGCGTCGCCTATACCGTCAAGGGGTTCGTCGACAAGAATCGCGATGTGCAACAAGATGTCCTTTTCGACTTTATGAGTCGCAGCGAGAACCCCTTTGTCCAAGAATTGTCTTCATTCCAAGATCTCCTGTCGATTTTGGCGCAATCCCAGACCACAAATATGGCAAATGGACTCGGAACTGTCTCCCGAAACACCTCAAAAGGCAAATTAACTGTAAGTGACATGTTCCGGCAACAACTCCAAGCACTCGTGGATGTCCTGCAAAGCACAAATCCGTGGTACGTTCGTTGCATAAAACCCAATTCCGATAAACTGCCAAACGACTACGACGATCAACTCGTGCTCGATCAACTAAAATACCTCGGAATGCTGGATATCATCCGGATTCGTCGTGAGGGCTTTCCGATTCATTTGTCCTTTGAAGAGTTCATTTATCGGTATCAATGTCTCACGCGAAAGACCAAATATGTCGAAACGATTCGGAATCAAGTGCTTTCGGTCATTGCTGAATTGAATGTTCCTGGCACGGAATGGCAACTGGGCAAAAGTAAAGTTTTTCTGCGAAATAAGGTCCATGAACCGCTCGAAGACGCCCGAAATCGCGTCATTAATGGCAAAGCGATCGTTATTCAGCGCAATTTTAAGAGATATCTcgaacaaaagaaattcagCAAAACAAGAAATGCAGCCCTGCGAATTCAGCACGCGTACAGGGGTTGGAAACAGCGAATTCAGTTCCTGCGAATGAGGCGCGCGGCGATTGTGATTCAGTCGCATTTGAGGGGCGTCTTTGCGAGAGAAGTTGCGGCAGCGTTGAGGGAAATGCGAAGAGTTGAGGAGGAAATGCGGAAGAGGGAAAGGTTGGAAGCGGAAAGGAAGCAGAGAGAAGCTGAACAAGCGGAAGCTGATCGATTGGCGTTGGAGGAGAGTGAAAG ggCTGCCAAGCAAGAAATCATGGCATTATCGCAAATGGCGGAACAAATCAACTCCAAACTCAGTTCGACATCATCTTCAATGGACACGAACGGCATGAGTTCCTCATCTTCCAACCAACACAGCAACGAATCCGTCGATTTGGACAATTTATTCGCGTTTTTGAGCGAAGTTACGCCCGTCGGGGACAAGGAATTGAGCAATTCTAACCAAATTATCAACGAAATTGGCGAAAAAATGGACAATTTAGTGGAAGATTTGGATGTTGAGCTTGAAACGGTGATTCAACAAGAGATCGAGGGCTTGACTAATGATCGAAATGCGATAAATAACAACACTTTGACGAAACCAAAGATGGGAGTGCCATCATTACCCGAACCGAAAGAGCCTCCGCCACCCCCGCCCGTGAAGCCAATCAACGGAAACACGATCGAAAATGTCACTCAAAcgacaaaagttcaaaataagcGAAAAGAGGAGCCAATTTACGAAGCTGTCACTCATTTGCATCTTCAGCATCAACAAcaccagcaacaacaacaaatttcgCAGCAAATCCAGATGCATCAAATGCAACAAATGAAAGAATTGCCAATGCCCCCGTTGCCTCCGTTGCCCGAAGTGAGTGAAGTTCTCGCATTGGAGAATCAGGCACCTGCTCCGCCTCCGCATGCCCATAATCTCATCCACGAGAACGGAACTCACAAATTACGGCCTAAAAGTCCCGCGGTTTTGCGTTCTCAATCCCCGCAAAATCGATCAGGACCCATGTCACCTTCCTCTCCGAAGCATAGTCGACCGTCGTCACGAGCCTCTTCAACTGGGGATCGTCATCATGGCGAACGCGAACAACGTCGCAAGTACCGGGTCGAGAAAAAGTTGCAGGAAATGCACCAACTTGACATTTCCGAGCGCGAAGACAAACATTTGCGCGACGATATTTACAACGATATCCTGGAATTTGCTGAAAATCACTTTAACGCTCACGAAAGATCACCTGAGGGAACAATTATGGCGACTTTGACACGTAAAGGCAAGAAAAGTGTCGAACTTGTGCCGAAATACGAGATGATCACGTATTACCGCGGAAATTCCATCCCTTCGTCGCATATTCACATGTACGATCCCGAAAATGTTCAGATTGCTTGTAACATTTTCCGGGAACTTTGCAAGTATTTGCGCGGCGAACTAAATGGCGAACGAGAATTAACGGTTATTCAGTTCATAATCGGGCAAGGAATTGAACGTGAGGAGTTAcgagatgaaatttttgtgcaatGTATGCGACAGGCGACGAATTGCCCGCATTCCGAATGGACAGATCGAGTGTGGCTTCTACTTTGTTTGACCATTGTCGCGTTTCAGCCGAGCAAGTTGCTCTTCAAGTACTTTgtgagctttttaaagaagaatttgGAACAGCTCGATGGAAAATTGAGACAATATGTGCAATGGTGTATGGATAATTGCAAAAATACGAAGGTTTCGTCGAGATTATTGCCGCCATCGAGTGTGGAAGTTGCAGCGATGAGACGTTTGGGAACGATCGTTTGTCGGTTTTTCTTCTTGGATGGCAGAACGAAGGCCATTGATGTGCATCCGACGGATACGGCAAGTGATGCGGTCGCGAAGTTGGCGGAAAAATTGGGATTGTGCAGTATTGAGGGATGGGCGATTTATCAATCGAGACCCGATGGAGAGGAGCATGTCAAGTCGCATGATTATTTGTATGACGTTATTGCGGCGTGGGAAAT aaaacaaacgaaaatccAAGCCACAAACTCTCTCCGCAAAAACGCCGCAACTCTTGGATCAGGCGAAAACCGCTTCGTCTTCAAGAAACGCATCTTCAAGAGCAACCGTGAGCTTTCCCAGGATCCTGTCGAGGTCAACATGCTGTACGCTCAAGCAGTTTACGGCGTCGTTAAATGTGACGAGTTCCCCGTAAGCGAAAAAGTCGCCCTCCAACTTGCCGGTTTACAAGCTCAAGTCGCTCTCGGCAATCCCGCTGCTCAACCAAAGCCCGAATATTACTCCGACATCGGAAGTTTCCTGCCtgaaagaatttcaaaaacgCGTGAAGATCACTTTTGGATCCCAATTCTGGCTCAAGCGCACAAACAATACGGAGCCGGGCGCTCCGAACTCACTGCCAAAGTTTTGTATCTTTCGTGCGTCATGCAGTACCCGCTTTATGGCACCACGATGTTCAACGTTTCGTATCGCGGCTATTGGAGTTACGGCAACAACTTGATTTTCGGCGTAAACTGGGAAGGAATCGTTTTAATCAAGCCCGATGATAAATTTGTCTTGTTCGAGTTTCGTTATCATGAAATCGAGTCGATCATGCTGGATCCGAGTGACAGTTTTATAACGATCAATTTGAATCAAAACTCGACTCGACAAGATCAGCAAAAATGTTTCGTCTTCGAAACGACGCAAAAACACGAAATTGGCTCGTTAATCGTTTCGTACTTCCCGGCGTTGTCCAATTGGATCACCGAGAACGAACAACCGGCGAAAAAAGCGAAAGGCATCACGAACGAAGATCGAGTTCGGTTGCATCACAATATTGTCGTTTGTAGGCGTCATTTGGTCGATTCCGAGTTATTGAGAAAGCCTCAAGATTTGAGCGGAGGATTCCTGAGAAATACTTTGAGAAGACTTTCGAAACATCGGTTGGAAAAGTTGAGAGCGGAACATGGATCGTATACGGCTCAAGAGCATGGCGAAACGTACAAAGGATTTCCGCATCTTTATTGGGCGTTTAGTCGTCAACCACTGCCACAGAGCTTAAGTAAACTGCCAGATCAGGAGGAGCAAGCGATGTTGCAAGTGTTCCAATCGGTTCTTACTTACTCCGGATTAGGATCAAATG gagaAGTCGTTCAACGCGCTGAAGACGAACACATAACCTTAATTCAATCCATCATGGATCGCTGTATGCGCAAAGAATCTCTCTTGAACGAGCTCTACTTGCAACTTATCAAGCAAACAACCGATCATCCGGACCCCAATTCAAG GGTCAACTTGCGTCACTGGGCTCTCCTATCGCTCGCCTGTAGTGTCATACTGCCAACCCAAAAAGTAGTTAGAAAGTATCTAATTGGCCACTTGAAACGATGTGCCAGCGATTTCATCTCCGAAGAAGGCAAATACGCTCGTTTCgctgaaaaatgtttctttaagACTCAAGGCACGCGTCGTCGTCAATGGCCTCCGTCGCGCGAAGAAATTGTCTGTACGATCAATCGACGCCCGATCTACGCGCGTTTCCACTTCATGGATGGCCAATATCACTCCGTGGAATTCCATCCGAGCTCAACGGCGCGCGAAGTTATGGAAATTGTCAAGAAGAAGATTGGATTGCAGGAACAAGctcaag gttacgCCATTTACGAAGTTCTTGGAGCATCGGAGCGGAGTCTCCTTCCGGATGAAAAAATAGCTGATGTTATGTCAAAATGGGAGAAATATCGCACAGCGGCGGCTCAAGCGGTGCAACAGaaccaaaataattcaaacttaCCTGCGTCATGTCGTCGACAGCATCATCTCTTCTTGTTCAAGAAACATCTGTTCTGTGATCAATTCATGAATTTGGAGGATCCGGTCGAGAAAGAGCTTTTGTATCATCAAGTATTGCATGGACTTCGCACTGAAAGGTTCCCTATTAGTGAAATGGAAGCT atcatGCTTACATCTCTCCAAAGTCAACTCGAGCTCGGCGATTGCGGAGACACGCCCGCTGATTATCGTCTCGTTGCTAGTCATTGTCTTCCTCCGCGTTTCGTGCCCAACATTCCGCATGACGGCGTCGCCATGCACCATCAGAGTCTTCGTGGCATGACGCAAGCGGAAGCGAAAAAATCCTTCCTGAATCTCATCCAGAGCTGGCCCTTGCACAAATCCACGATATTTGACGTCATGCAATCGTTCACGAGTAATTGGCCTCGCGTTTTGTGGCTCGCTGTCGACCAAAAAGGCTTGCATTTGTTGGAACATCGTTCCCGGAACACTCTTTGCACGTACGATTACGGCTCGATTTTGTCCTTTAGTCCAAATATGAATTGCTTGATGATCATCACGGGCTCCGACAAGAAACAATCGAAAGTTATTTTGACGACATcacag gccTTCCAAATTGCAAATTTGATCCGCGAATACATGGAAGTCATCCAAATTCGTCTGGaggaacaacaaaaacaactcaTGAACGACCCGATGACACAATCAAATCGCGCCGCCGCCATGGCTGCACTCCAAACGAAAGGCGGCAGACCAACGTCGGGCATTTTGCGACAAGGAAATGCGCAAATGGTCGCACCGCAACCTagttaa